The Pectobacterium parmentieri genome segment TACCGCGTGGGGTGATTGGATTATTGAGGAGGAAGAAACATGACTGAACCTGTGTCTGTACCGACGGTTTCTTCACAGACCCAGTTTGCCCAGAGACACCCATCAGACCGCCATCGACACCAGACCGATCCGGTGCTGCAACTCGATAAGATTAACGTGAGTTTTGACGGTTTCCGGGCGCTTACCGATCTCTCGTTGCAGATTGGTGTGGGGGAGTTGCGCTGCATCATCGGGCCTAATGGCGCGGGGAAAACCACGCTGATGGATGTCATCACCGGTAAAACGCGCCCGGATAACGGTAAGGTGTTTTACGATCAGTTCACTGACCTAACGACGCTATCGTCAGTGGACATTGCTCGTGTGGGAATAGGGCGGAAATTCCAAAAACCAACGGTGTTTGAAGCACTGACGGTGTTTGAAAATCTCGAAATCGCACTGAAAGCCGATAAATCGGTGTGGGCAAGCCTGCGTGCCAGACTGAACGGCGAACAACGTGACCGGATTGACGACACGCTGGCGCTGTTGCGGCTCGGTCACGAACGGCAGCGCCCAGCAGGACTGTTGTCGCATGGGCAAAAGCAGTTTTTAGAAATTGGCATGCTGCTAGTTCAGGAACCGCATCTGCTGTTACTCGATGAACCCGCCGCTGGGATGACCGATGCAGAAACCGCCTATACCGCCGAGCTGTTCCGCAGTCTGGCAGGAAAACACTCGCTGATGGTGGTGGAGCACGATATGGGCTTTGTCGAGAGCATTGCTGACCACGTTACGGTATTACATCAGGGACAGGTACTGGCAGAAGGATCGCTGCGCGAGGTACAGGCTAACGAGCAGGTTATTGACGTTTATCTGGGGCGCTAACATGTTAGAAATTTCAGAATTGAATCAATATTACGGTGGTAGCCACATCCTGCGCGGCTTATCTTTTGAAGTAAAACCCGGCGAAATTACTTGCCTGTTAGGGCGCAACGGCGTGGGGAAAACCACGCTGTTGAAATGTCTGATGGGGCTGATTCCGGCGCAATCCGGCACGATCCGCTGGCAGGGCGACGCGATTAACACTCGTAAACCTTATCAGCGTGTGCAGTCAGGTATTGCCTACGTACCGCAGGGGCGGGAGATTTTCCCGCGCCTGACGGTAGAGGAGAATCTGTTGATGGGGCTATCGCGCTTTCCGGGCAAACAAGCGCGACAGGTGCCAGATGAGATCTACCAACTTTTTCCGGTACTGGATGAGATGAAACAGCGGCGCGGCGGTGATTTGTCCGGCGGGCAACAGCAACAACTGGCGATTGGACGTGCGCTGGCCTGCAAACCCCAACTGTTAATTCTGGATGAGCCGACAGAAGGGATACAGCCATCGGTAATTAAAGAGATTGGGGCGGTGATCCGTCAACTGGCGCAGCGCGGTGACATGGCGATTCTGCTGGTCGAGCAGTTTTACGACTTTGCCGCCGACCTGGCCGACAGTTATCTGGTGATGTCTCGCGGAGAGATTATACAACGCGGGCGGGGCGAAACGATGGAGCAGGACGGTATACGGGAGCTGGTCGCGATTTAACCCGCATCACTCAGGTCGGGCTGCCTGGCCTGAGTGTGATAACGTTATTTTTTGAACCATTGTTGTATTCAATTTATCGATTCTACGTGTTGAACCATGAACGTATATAAGCGTAGTGAAAATAGTCGACAAGGATAGATAAAAATGGGACGGCTAAAGAATAGCAATAGGATTGTGTCATTCTATTTCTGTCGCCAGCCCGGTAGTTTTAAATTGAACACTGAAAATCAGTGGTGTATAAAACATGGCGCAGTACGCTGCTAATTATTTGGGGTGGTATAGCAGTAAGTAAACTTAAGTTAAAATTAATATAATGTATTATTAGGAGCCTAATTATTATGTCTACTATGGTGTTTTGCAGAGGATGCGGCAAGGAAATTCATAGCTCGGCCAAAGCATGCCCACAGTGTGGGGCTACGCAGGCAGGTGGTAAGGGTGAGAAAAGTAGAATATCTGCCGCATTGTTTGCCGCTTTCCTGGGCGGATTTGGCGCTCATAAATTCTACTTAGGAAAAGTCGGACAAGGGATTTTATATTTACTTTTTTGCTGGACGTTTATTCCAAGCATTATTGCGTTTGTGGAATTCATTATTTACCTGTGCGATTCAGATGAAGATTTCGCCAGAAAATATGGCTGATAGCGTCATTTAATCAGGCTCACTACGGTGGGCCTGATTGATCTTTAATCAACAAATTATTTTTTATTTCCCTCACAGCACCTTATTCAAAAAGTTGATCGTCCGTGGATGACGGGGATGGTTCAGCACCTGCCAGGATTCGCCACTTTCGACAATTTTTCCCTCTACCATGAACA includes the following:
- the urtE gene encoding urea ABC transporter ATP-binding subunit UrtE, producing the protein MLEISELNQYYGGSHILRGLSFEVKPGEITCLLGRNGVGKTTLLKCLMGLIPAQSGTIRWQGDAINTRKPYQRVQSGIAYVPQGREIFPRLTVEENLLMGLSRFPGKQARQVPDEIYQLFPVLDEMKQRRGGDLSGGQQQQLAIGRALACKPQLLILDEPTEGIQPSVIKEIGAVIRQLAQRGDMAILLVEQFYDFAADLADSYLVMSRGEIIQRGRGETMEQDGIRELVAI
- the urtD gene encoding urea ABC transporter ATP-binding protein UrtD, producing MTEPVSVPTVSSQTQFAQRHPSDRHRHQTDPVLQLDKINVSFDGFRALTDLSLQIGVGELRCIIGPNGAGKTTLMDVITGKTRPDNGKVFYDQFTDLTTLSSVDIARVGIGRKFQKPTVFEALTVFENLEIALKADKSVWASLRARLNGEQRDRIDDTLALLRLGHERQRPAGLLSHGQKQFLEIGMLLVQEPHLLLLDEPAAGMTDAETAYTAELFRSLAGKHSLMVVEHDMGFVESIADHVTVLHQGQVLAEGSLREVQANEQVIDVYLGR
- a CDS encoding TM2 domain-containing protein → MSTMVFCRGCGKEIHSSAKACPQCGATQAGGKGEKSRISAALFAAFLGGFGAHKFYLGKVGQGILYLLFCWTFIPSIIAFVEFIIYLCDSDEDFARKYG